A stretch of Polypterus senegalus isolate Bchr_013 chromosome 3, ASM1683550v1, whole genome shotgun sequence DNA encodes these proteins:
- the lclat1 gene encoding lysocardiolipin acyltransferase 1 isoform X2: MASVRGLYFLATLFLGSFFGSVFMLGPFLPLMFFSPAWYRWLTDRIVATWLTLPVALLEMVFGAKVVITGDGFIPGERSVIIMNHRTRLDWMFLWNCLLRYSYLRLEKICLKAPLKAVPGFGWAMQVAAFIFIQRRWEEDRHHMEAMLDYFCDIREPLQLLLFPEGTDLTPNTQARSDEFAEKNGLQRYEYVLHPRTTGFTFIVERLRRGDNLDAIHDITVAYPQNIPQTERHLLTGHFPREIHFHVRRYPVASLPGGPEELQRWCQERWREKERRLQEFYTGERRFDSTGRSRIPPCKSELRVLLIKVASLLYWSAFIALSFAGLYWSAALRCYCAALVLFFVGQQRLWGGLELLELSCHRHLRSKAASAKSE, encoded by the exons ATGGCATCAGTACGAGGTCTCTACTTCTTGGCCACCCTGTTCCTGGGCAGCTTTTTTGGCAGTGTCTTTATGCTGGGCCCCTTCCTGCCCTTGATGTTCTTCTCCCCAGCCTGGTACCGCTGGCTCACAGACCGCATTGTTGCCACATGGCTCACTCTGCCCGTG GCTCTCCTGGAAATGGTCTTTGGGGCAAAGGTGGTGATCACGGGTGACGGCTTCATCCCCGGCGAGCGCAGCGTCATCATCATGAACCACCGCACCCGCCTGGACTGGATGTTCTTGTGGAACTGCCTTCTGCGCTACAGCTACCTGCGACTGGAGAAGATCTGCCTGAAGGCCCCCCTGAAGGCCGTGCCCGGCTTCG GGTGGGCCATGCAAGTCGCAGCCTTCATTTTCATCCAGAGGAGGTGGGAGGAGGACCGTCACCACATGGAGGCCATGCTGGACTACTTCTGTGACATCCGTGAGCCCCTGCAGCTGCTGCTCTTTCCAGAAGGAACTGACCTCACGC CCAACACTCAGGCCCGCAGTGACGAGTTTGCGGAGAAGAACGGCCTGCAGAGGTACGAGTATGTCCTTCATCCCCGGACCACCGGCTTCACCTTCATCGTCGAGCGGCTGCGCAGAG GTGACAATCTGGACGCCATCCACGACATCACGGTGGCATACCCGCAGAACATCCCGCAGACGGAGCGCCACCTCCTGACCGGCCACTTCCCGAGGGAGATCCACTTCCACGTGCGCCGCTACCCTGTGGCCTCGCTGCCCGGCGGCCCCGAAGAGCTGCAGCGCTGGTGCCAGGAGCGCTGGCGCGAGAAGGAGCGCCGCCTGCAGGAGTTCTACACGGGCGAGCGCCGCTTCGACAGCACGGGCCGCAGCCGCATCCCCCCCTGCAAGTCGGAGCTGCGCGTGCTGCTCATCAAGGTGGCCTCGCTGCTCTACTGGAGCGCCTTCATCGCGCTCTCCTTCGCCGGCCTCTACTGGAGCGCCGCCCTGCGCTGCTACTGCGCCGCCCTCGTGCTCTTCTTCGTCGGCCAGCAGAGGCTCTGGGGCGGCCTGGAGCTGCTCGAGCTCTCGTGCCATCGCCACCTGCGGAGTAAGGCCGCCTCGGCcaagagcgagtga
- the slc30a10 gene encoding zinc transporter 10 has translation MGRYNGKTCRLIFMLVITALFFLAELVSGYLGNSIALVSDSFNMLSDLISLCVGISALRLARFQRSPRFTYGLPRTEVLGALSNAVFLTALCFTIFVQALMRLVEPQKISDPELVLIVGALGLAINIVGLVIFQDCCFCKSPDGGTEETRQSGGQDGEAGVAASGNQPDSRDKKKDDSPAAAALNIRGVMLHVLGDALGSVVVVVAATIFYIWPLSPETPCNWECYVDPSLTIIMVVIIMSTAFPLLKETAGILLQMVPEGVDGKKIDEALQQVPGVQGVHELHMWELAAGRNVATVHVKSATLAAFQHAEHQIREIFHQEGIHSTTIQLELTHQDKPNGVALLCSAACLSQECQSQMCCHTAPSALGCDVRGYVEIGSDPPEDFMNGSVVSPPDEVNVMILPECGDQAPENTDVLRSTHL, from the exons ATGGGGCGCTACAACGGCAAGACATGCCGCCTCATCTTCATGCTCGTCATCACGGCGCTCTTCTTCCTCGCCGAGCTGGTGTCCGGCTACCTGGGCAACTCCATCGCGCTCGTGTCCGACTCGTTCAACATGCTGTCCGACCTCATCTCGCTCTGCGTTGGCATCTCCGCCCTGCGCCTCGCCCGCTTCCAGCGCTCGCCTCGCTTCACGTACGGACTGCCGCGCACCGAGGTGCTGGGCGCCCTGAGCAACGCCGTCTTCCTCACGGCCCTGTGCTTCACGATCTTCGTGCAGGCGCTCATGAGGCTGGTAGAGCCGCAGAAGATCTCGGACCCGGAGCTGGTGCTGATCGTCGGGGCGCTCGGGCTAGCCATCAACATCGTGGGGCTCGTCATCTTCCAGGACTGCTGCTTCTGCAAGTCGCCGGACGGGGGCACGGAGGAGACCCGGCAGAGCGGTGGGCAGGACGGCGAAGCAG GTGTCGCCGCCAGTGGCAACCAGCCGGACAGCCGGGACAAGAAGAAGGACGACAGCCCCGCTGCTGCCGCCTTGAATATCCGAG GTGTCATGCTTCACGTGCTGGGCGATGCCCTTGGctcggtggtggtggtggtggctgcCACCATCTTCTATATATGGCCCTTGTCACCTGAGACCCCATGTAACTGGGAGTGCTACGTAGATCCCAGCCTCACCATTATCATGGTCGTCATCATCATGTCCACGGCCTTTCCTCTCCTCAAAGAGACGGCTGGCATTCTGCTGCAGATGGTACCCGAAGGAGTTGATGGCAAGAAGATTG ATGAGGCTCTCCAGCAGGTGCCCGGCGTGCAGGGCGTTCATGAGCTGCACATGTGGGAGCTGGCAGCAGGGCGCAATGTCGCCACAGTCCACGTGAAGAGTGCCACCTTGGCGGCTTTTCAGCACGCTGAGCACCAGATTCGAGAGATCTTCCACCAAGAGGGGATTCACTCCACGACCATCCAGCTCGAGCTGACCCACCAGGACAAGCCCAACGGGGTCGCCCTTCTCTGCTCGGCTGCCTGCCTGTCCCAGGAGTGCCAGAGCCAGATGTGCTGCCACACGGCCCCCAGTGCCTTGGGATGTGACGTCAGGGGCTACGTGGAGATCGGCAGTGACCCTCCCGAGGACTTCATGAATGGGAGTGTGGTGAGCCCACCGGACGAGGTGAACGTGATGATCCTGCCAGAGTGCGGCGACCAGGCCCCTGAGAACACAGATGTCCTGAGGAGTACTCACCTGTAG
- the lclat1 gene encoding lysocardiolipin acyltransferase 1 isoform X1, producing MVGPGLEVMASVRGLYFLATLFLGSFFGSVFMLGPFLPLMFFSPAWYRWLTDRIVATWLTLPVALLEMVFGAKVVITGDGFIPGERSVIIMNHRTRLDWMFLWNCLLRYSYLRLEKICLKAPLKAVPGFGWAMQVAAFIFIQRRWEEDRHHMEAMLDYFCDIREPLQLLLFPEGTDLTPNTQARSDEFAEKNGLQRYEYVLHPRTTGFTFIVERLRRGDNLDAIHDITVAYPQNIPQTERHLLTGHFPREIHFHVRRYPVASLPGGPEELQRWCQERWREKERRLQEFYTGERRFDSTGRSRIPPCKSELRVLLIKVASLLYWSAFIALSFAGLYWSAALRCYCAALVLFFVGQQRLWGGLELLELSCHRHLRSKAASAKSE from the exons ATGGTCGGCCCGGGTTTGGAG GTCATGGCATCAGTACGAGGTCTCTACTTCTTGGCCACCCTGTTCCTGGGCAGCTTTTTTGGCAGTGTCTTTATGCTGGGCCCCTTCCTGCCCTTGATGTTCTTCTCCCCAGCCTGGTACCGCTGGCTCACAGACCGCATTGTTGCCACATGGCTCACTCTGCCCGTG GCTCTCCTGGAAATGGTCTTTGGGGCAAAGGTGGTGATCACGGGTGACGGCTTCATCCCCGGCGAGCGCAGCGTCATCATCATGAACCACCGCACCCGCCTGGACTGGATGTTCTTGTGGAACTGCCTTCTGCGCTACAGCTACCTGCGACTGGAGAAGATCTGCCTGAAGGCCCCCCTGAAGGCCGTGCCCGGCTTCG GGTGGGCCATGCAAGTCGCAGCCTTCATTTTCATCCAGAGGAGGTGGGAGGAGGACCGTCACCACATGGAGGCCATGCTGGACTACTTCTGTGACATCCGTGAGCCCCTGCAGCTGCTGCTCTTTCCAGAAGGAACTGACCTCACGC CCAACACTCAGGCCCGCAGTGACGAGTTTGCGGAGAAGAACGGCCTGCAGAGGTACGAGTATGTCCTTCATCCCCGGACCACCGGCTTCACCTTCATCGTCGAGCGGCTGCGCAGAG GTGACAATCTGGACGCCATCCACGACATCACGGTGGCATACCCGCAGAACATCCCGCAGACGGAGCGCCACCTCCTGACCGGCCACTTCCCGAGGGAGATCCACTTCCACGTGCGCCGCTACCCTGTGGCCTCGCTGCCCGGCGGCCCCGAAGAGCTGCAGCGCTGGTGCCAGGAGCGCTGGCGCGAGAAGGAGCGCCGCCTGCAGGAGTTCTACACGGGCGAGCGCCGCTTCGACAGCACGGGCCGCAGCCGCATCCCCCCCTGCAAGTCGGAGCTGCGCGTGCTGCTCATCAAGGTGGCCTCGCTGCTCTACTGGAGCGCCTTCATCGCGCTCTCCTTCGCCGGCCTCTACTGGAGCGCCGCCCTGCGCTGCTACTGCGCCGCCCTCGTGCTCTTCTTCGTCGGCCAGCAGAGGCTCTGGGGCGGCCTGGAGCTGCTCGAGCTCTCGTGCCATCGCCACCTGCGGAGTAAGGCCGCCTCGGCcaagagcgagtga